In Natronoarchaeum philippinense, a single window of DNA contains:
- the purH gene encoding bifunctional phosphoribosylaminoimidazolecarboxamide formyltransferase/IMP cyclohydrolase encodes MTRIAGLASNRGRNLLHIDDLAPGGAELAVVLTNDADAPVLDAAAERGIPTEVVERDDGESRQAHEERINEALAEHDFDLVCLDGYMRILTDTFLDAQPETLNVHPSLLPSFPGMDAWGDAIEAGVDVTGCTVHVVTDATDEDGEVVESEVDGGPIVTQEPIPIYEGDDADGLADRVLYEGEFKAYPRAVQWFAEDRVEVDYENGVVHTPEDDEDLPARFLATGDQVADLRYGENPHQDAAAYADYSCEEASVLNADQLNEGAKSLSYNNYNDADAALNLVKEYDDPAAAVIKHTNPAGAAVADTLADAYRDALSTDAKSAFGGIVALNRECDAETAAEITDSFKEVVVAPGYTDDALDELFEKDNLRVLDVGHGDGRTGESDRSALDTPVEHHTEKRLAGGRLVQERDRQSLSREDLEVVTEREPTDEQFESLLFAWQTIKHVKSNAILFADGTETVGVGAGQVSRVDAVEIAKMKADSDAEGKDADGAVMASDAFFPFPDALELAAEAGIEAVIQPGGSVNDEDVIEAADEHDVAMVMTGQRCFRHD; translated from the coding sequence ATGACACGGATCGCTGGCCTGGCGAGTAATCGCGGACGAAACCTGCTGCACATCGACGATCTCGCGCCCGGCGGGGCCGAGCTCGCGGTCGTGCTGACCAACGACGCCGACGCGCCGGTCCTCGACGCGGCCGCCGAGCGCGGGATTCCCACCGAAGTCGTCGAGCGCGACGACGGCGAGTCCCGGCAGGCCCACGAGGAGCGCATCAACGAGGCGCTGGCCGAGCACGATTTCGATCTGGTCTGTCTCGACGGGTACATGCGCATCCTCACGGACACGTTCCTCGACGCCCAGCCCGAGACGCTGAACGTCCACCCCTCCTTGCTGCCCTCGTTCCCCGGCATGGACGCGTGGGGCGACGCGATAGAGGCCGGCGTCGACGTGACCGGCTGTACCGTCCACGTCGTCACGGACGCCACCGACGAGGATGGCGAGGTCGTCGAATCGGAGGTCGACGGCGGCCCGATCGTCACCCAAGAGCCGATCCCGATCTACGAGGGCGACGACGCCGACGGGCTGGCCGACCGGGTGCTCTACGAGGGCGAGTTCAAGGCCTACCCCCGCGCAGTGCAGTGGTTCGCGGAAGACCGCGTCGAGGTCGACTACGAGAACGGCGTCGTCCACACGCCCGAAGACGACGAGGACCTCCCGGCGCGCTTTCTCGCCACCGGCGATCAGGTCGCCGATCTCCGGTACGGCGAGAACCCCCATCAGGACGCCGCGGCGTACGCCGACTACTCCTGCGAGGAGGCCTCGGTCCTGAACGCGGACCAGCTCAACGAGGGCGCCAAGAGCCTCTCCTATAACAACTACAACGACGCCGACGCCGCGCTGAACCTCGTCAAGGAGTACGACGACCCCGCCGCCGCGGTGATCAAACACACCAACCCCGCCGGCGCTGCGGTCGCCGACACGCTTGCCGACGCCTACCGCGACGCGCTCTCGACCGACGCCAAGAGCGCCTTCGGCGGCATCGTCGCGCTGAACCGCGAGTGCGACGCCGAAACCGCCGCGGAGATCACCGACTCGTTCAAGGAGGTCGTCGTCGCGCCGGGCTACACCGACGACGCCCTCGACGAACTGTTCGAGAAGGACAACCTGCGCGTGCTCGATGTGGGGCACGGGGACGGTCGGACGGGCGAGTCCGACCGGTCCGCTCTCGACACGCCCGTCGAGCACCACACCGAAAAGCGCCTCGCCGGCGGCCGCCTCGTGCAAGAGCGCGACCGCCAGTCGCTCTCGCGCGAGGACCTCGAAGTCGTCACCGAGCGCGAGCCGACCGACGAGCAGTTCGAGTCGCTGCTCTTCGCGTGGCAGACGATCAAGCACGTCAAGTCCAACGCGATTCTCTTTGCCGACGGCACCGAGACGGTCGGCGTCGGCGCCGGGCAGGTCTCCCGCGTCGACGCGGTCGAAATCGCCAAGATGAAAGCCGACTCGGACGCCGAAGGTAAGGACGCCGACGGCGCCGTGATGGCATCGGACGCCTTCTTCCCGTTCCCGGACGCCCTCGAACTCGCCGCCGAGGCCGGTATCGAGGCCGTCATCCAGCCCGGCGGCTCCGTGAACGACGAGGACGTGATCGAGGCCGCCGACGAGCACGACGTTGCGATGGTCATGACCGGTCAGCGGTGCTTCCGGCACGACTAA
- a CDS encoding ABC transporter ATP-binding protein: MSAIEVAGLTKDYGDVLANDDVTFDVESGEIFGYLGPNGAGKTTTIRTLMGLQSPTDGTATVLGADIRSESELVAAKQRIGYLPANPAFDETATGEEVLDLHASLKGDQRREELLELFDPPLERPIRDYSTGNVQKLGLVQAFMHDPDLVVMDEPTSGLDPLLQRRFNEFVRSERDRGTTVFLSSHVLSEVRQICDRVGIIRGGRIVTVESVADLLGRSGKSVTLRVAGHVERDAVDLPGAHDLVVERVDVPDDDGRVTEVSFTYTGDVNELADIIAGFDLLEFGVEEAPLEDVFMRFYGDEEGTA; the protein is encoded by the coding sequence ATGAGCGCTATCGAGGTCGCCGGCCTCACCAAGGACTACGGCGACGTGCTCGCCAACGACGACGTGACGTTCGACGTCGAATCGGGCGAGATCTTCGGCTATCTGGGACCGAACGGCGCCGGTAAGACGACGACGATTCGCACGCTGATGGGGCTCCAGTCGCCGACCGACGGCACCGCCACCGTGCTGGGTGCGGACATCCGCAGCGAGTCGGAACTGGTCGCGGCCAAGCAACGAATCGGCTATCTGCCCGCGAATCCGGCGTTCGACGAGACTGCGACCGGCGAGGAGGTGCTCGACCTCCACGCGTCGCTCAAGGGCGACCAGCGCCGCGAGGAGCTGCTAGAACTGTTCGATCCGCCGCTAGAGCGGCCGATACGGGACTACTCGACCGGCAACGTCCAAAAGCTCGGGCTCGTGCAGGCGTTCATGCACGATCCCGATCTGGTGGTAATGGACGAGCCCACCTCGGGACTCGATCCGCTGCTCCAGCGGCGGTTCAACGAGTTCGTCCGGAGCGAGCGCGACCGGGGAACGACGGTGTTTCTCTCCTCGCACGTGCTCAGCGAGGTGCGCCAGATCTGCGACCGCGTCGGCATCATCCGCGGGGGCCGGATCGTCACCGTCGAGTCCGTCGCGGACCTGCTCGGTCGCTCGGGCAAGTCCGTCACGCTCCGGGTTGCCGGCCACGTCGAGCGAGACGCCGTCGACCTGCCCGGCGCGCACGATCTCGTCGTCGAGCGCGTCGACGTGCCGGACGACGACGGACGCGTGACGGAAGTTTCGTTCACCTACACTGGCGACGTGAACGAGTTGGCCGACATCATCGCCGGGTTCGACCTGCTGGAGTTCGGCGTCGAGGAGGCCCCGCTCGAAGACGTGTTTATGCGGTTTTACGGCGACGAGGAGGGGACAGCTTGA
- a CDS encoding DUF4397 domain-containing protein yields the protein MQAQTRRTVLKTTGGAVVLGTLAGCTGGGGDDEGDNNESAGNESDDSMDEGAETMANLRVAHLAPDAPNVDVYVDGDAVLEDVPYRAVSDYLELAPGTYDVMITAAGDADTVVFDDQLEIPAGDFTVAALGELAEENQPFAPVVLEDDLSDPGEMARVRLVHASPDAPAVDVTVHESGDALFEGVEFGGTATAEVPAGSYTLEVRPATENNDGEVVATFDVELMAGAVYSAFAVGYLSPGDAPADAPFDLEVVVDAEAGSEMSQLRAAHMSPDAPNVDVYVDGDAVLEDVPYRAVSDYLELATGSHDVMITAAGDAETVVFDETIELSSGAYSAVALGELAEQNQPFSVELYENDLSDPGEMARVSLVHTSPDAPAVDVTVAGSGDALYEDVGFAEAATAEVPAGSYTLEVRPATENNDGEVAATFDVEVMAGTVYSAFAVGYLMPDDAPADVPFDLEVVVDAEAGGY from the coding sequence ATGCAAGCACAAACACGCAGAACGGTTCTGAAGACGACGGGGGGAGCGGTTGTTCTGGGGACGCTGGCGGGCTGTACCGGGGGCGGCGGCGACGACGAGGGAGACAACAACGAGTCGGCCGGTAACGAGTCCGACGACTCGATGGACGAGGGAGCGGAGACGATGGCGAACCTGCGGGTCGCCCACCTCGCGCCGGACGCGCCGAACGTCGACGTGTACGTCGACGGCGACGCCGTGCTCGAAGACGTGCCCTACCGCGCCGTCAGCGACTACCTCGAACTGGCGCCCGGGACCTACGACGTGATGATCACCGCCGCCGGCGACGCCGACACGGTCGTCTTCGATGACCAGTTAGAGATCCCGGCGGGCGATTTCACCGTCGCCGCGCTCGGGGAACTGGCCGAGGAGAACCAGCCCTTCGCTCCGGTGGTGCTCGAAGACGATCTGAGCGACCCGGGCGAGATGGCCCGCGTCAGGCTCGTCCACGCCTCGCCGGACGCGCCCGCGGTCGATGTCACTGTCCACGAGAGCGGCGACGCGCTGTTCGAGGGTGTCGAGTTCGGCGGCACCGCGACGGCCGAGGTACCGGCGGGAAGCTACACGCTGGAGGTCCGGCCGGCGACCGAGAACAACGACGGCGAGGTCGTCGCCACGTTCGACGTGGAACTGATGGCCGGCGCGGTCTACTCGGCGTTCGCGGTCGGCTACCTCTCGCCGGGCGACGCTCCGGCCGACGCGCCGTTCGACCTCGAAGTGGTCGTCGACGCCGAAGCCGGATCGGAGATGAGCCAGCTCCGTGCCGCCCACATGTCGCCGGACGCGCCGAACGTGGACGTGTACGTCGACGGCGACGCCGTACTCGAAGACGTGCCCTACCGCGCCGTCAGCGACTACCTCGAACTCGCCACGGGGAGCCACGACGTGATGATCACCGCCGCCGGCGACGCCGAGACGGTCGTGTTCGACGAGACGATCGAGCTGTCCAGCGGTGCCTACTCCGCCGTCGCGCTGGGCGAACTCGCCGAGCAGAATCAGCCGTTCTCGGTCGAGTTGTACGAGAACGACCTGAGCGATCCGGGCGAGATGGCTCGCGTCAGTCTCGTTCACACTTCACCGGACGCGCCCGCAGTCGACGTTACCGTCGCTGGAAGCGGCGACGCGCTGTACGAGGATGTCGGGTTTGCCGAGGCGGCGACGGCTGAGGTCCCCGCTGGCAGCTACACGCTGGAAGTCCGGCCGGCGACCGAGAACAACGACGGCGAGGTCGCCGCGACGTTCGACGTCGAGGTGATGGCCGGCACCGTCTACTCGGCCTTTGCGGTCGGCTACCTCATGCCCGACGACGCCCCGGCCGACGTGCCGTTCGATCTGGAAGTCGTCGTCGACGCCGAAGCCGGAGGGTACTGA
- the dapF gene encoding diaminopimelate epimerase encodes MIPFEKYNGTDNDFVVIEAADATTIPNLSEFAVEHCDRSDGLGADREGATTGADGVLVLDVDADAEPVRVEMTLYQPDGGTAAMCGNGARVVAAWAHERTGETDFVIETGAGDRAATVEKAESGEFVVSVEMGEPAFSPGDVPLAESYDEPIIEEDIGELTVTAVNTGVPHAVAFVEDVDAVELDAVAPATRHADAFPEGANVNLAAVDGDGFRQRTFERGVEGETKACGTGAVAIAAVARRLGHTDEDAIRVSPPGGDLDIRVPDEGPAILRGPVAFEYADRVDPLGDALGGGF; translated from the coding sequence ATGATCCCCTTCGAGAAGTACAACGGCACCGACAACGACTTCGTCGTGATCGAAGCGGCCGACGCGACGACGATTCCGAACCTCTCGGAGTTCGCCGTCGAGCACTGCGACCGTTCGGACGGCCTCGGCGCCGACCGCGAGGGCGCGACGACCGGCGCCGACGGCGTTCTCGTGCTCGATGTCGACGCCGACGCCGAACCGGTCCGCGTCGAGATGACGCTGTACCAGCCCGACGGCGGCACCGCCGCGATGTGTGGCAACGGCGCCCGGGTCGTCGCCGCGTGGGCCCACGAACGCACCGGCGAGACCGACTTCGTCATCGAGACGGGTGCGGGCGACCGCGCCGCGACCGTCGAGAAAGCTGAATCGGGCGAGTTCGTCGTCAGTGTCGAGATGGGCGAGCCGGCGTTTTCGCCGGGCGATGTCCCGCTCGCCGAGTCGTACGACGAGCCGATCATCGAGGAGGACATCGGCGAGCTGACCGTCACTGCGGTCAACACCGGCGTTCCCCACGCCGTCGCGTTCGTCGAGGATGTCGACGCCGTGGAGCTGGACGCCGTCGCGCCGGCCACCCGCCACGCCGACGCCTTCCCCGAGGGAGCGAACGTCAACCTCGCCGCAGTGGACGGAGACGGGTTCCGCCAGCGCACCTTCGAGCGCGGCGTCGAGGGCGAGACGAAGGCCTGTGGCACCGGCGCAGTCGCCATCGCCGCGGTCGCTCGGCGCCTCGGGCACACCGACGAGGACGCGATCCGCGTCAGCCCGCCCGGCGGCGACCTCGATATCCGCGTTCCCGACGAGGGGCCGGCCATCCTGCGCGGGCCGGTCGCGTTCGAGTACGCCGACCGGGTCGACCCGCTGGGCGACGCGCTCGGAGGCGGGTTCTGA
- the purB gene encoding adenylosuccinate lyase: MTESLYAVSPLDGRYAGRTAPLSPYASEAGLMRARIRVEVEYLIALADLEETDLALDTQDRATLRALYKNFTEEDAKVVKQLETEGYADFSATNHDVKAVEYFIRHHLPDDLDRVSPWIHFGLTSEDVNNLAHRLLVRDAMEEVIVPELTSVQNALTKLAREYRDVPMLARTHGQPATPTTFGKEMAVYAARVGRAVGQVKQAKDGLSGKLGGASGTFAAHVAAYPEVDWQEFAGDFVDRLGLEYTALTTQVNPCDDLAALFDALGRVNTVMLDLDLDIWLYVSQRYLGQEAVEGETGSSTMPHKVNPIDFENSEGNLSKANSDLDFLADYVTTSRLQRDLSDSTVKRNIGGALAHCLIGYTKLQNGLDKVVPNEQVMREDLQGTPEIIGEAVQTILRREGHEDAYEQVKELTRGERVTIEDFRELFDELDVDEETRTELHALSPETYVGLADDLVGEL; the protein is encoded by the coding sequence ATGACAGAGTCGCTGTACGCCGTCTCGCCGCTCGACGGACGCTACGCCGGCCGGACCGCACCGCTCTCGCCCTACGCCAGCGAGGCGGGGCTGATGCGCGCCCGGATCCGCGTCGAGGTCGAGTACCTGATCGCGTTGGCGGACTTAGAGGAGACCGACCTCGCGCTCGACACGCAGGACCGCGCGACGCTGCGGGCGCTGTACAAGAACTTCACCGAGGAAGACGCCAAGGTCGTCAAGCAACTGGAGACGGAGGGGTACGCCGACTTCTCGGCGACGAACCACGACGTCAAGGCCGTCGAGTATTTCATCCGGCATCACCTCCCCGACGATCTCGACCGCGTCTCGCCGTGGATTCACTTCGGGCTCACCAGCGAGGACGTGAACAACCTCGCACACCGACTGCTCGTCCGGGACGCCATGGAAGAGGTGATCGTCCCCGAACTCACGAGCGTCCAGAACGCGCTGACGAAACTCGCCCGCGAGTACCGGGACGTGCCGATGCTCGCCCGGACCCACGGCCAGCCCGCCACGCCGACCACGTTCGGCAAGGAGATGGCCGTCTACGCCGCCCGCGTCGGCCGTGCAGTCGGGCAGGTCAAGCAGGCCAAAGACGGTCTCTCGGGCAAACTCGGCGGCGCCAGCGGCACGTTCGCCGCCCACGTCGCGGCGTACCCCGAGGTCGACTGGCAGGAGTTCGCCGGCGACTTCGTCGACCGACTCGGGCTGGAGTACACCGCGCTCACGACGCAGGTCAACCCCTGCGACGATCTGGCGGCGCTGTTCGACGCGCTCGGCCGCGTCAACACCGTCATGCTCGATCTTGACCTCGACATCTGGCTGTACGTCAGCCAGCGCTATCTCGGCCAAGAGGCCGTCGAGGGAGAGACCGGCTCCTCGACGATGCCACACAAGGTCAACCCGATCGACTTCGAGAACAGCGAGGGGAACCTCTCGAAGGCCAACTCCGATCTGGACTTTCTGGCGGATTATGTCACCACCTCGCGGCTCCAGCGGGACCTCTCGGACTCGACGGTCAAGCGCAACATCGGCGGCGCGTTAGCCCACTGCCTGATCGGCTACACGAAACTCCAGAACGGCCTCGACAAGGTCGTCCCCAACGAGCAGGTCATGCGCGAGGATCTGCAGGGCACGCCCGAGATCATCGGCGAGGCCGTCCAGACGATCCTCCGCCGCGAGGGCCACGAGGACGCCTACGAGCAGGTCAAGGAACTCACGCGCGGCGAGCGCGTCACGATCGAGGACTTCCGGGAGCTGTTCGACGAGCTCGACGTCGACGAGGAGACCCGCACCGAACTGCACGCGCTCTCACCCGAGACGTACGTCGGACTGGCCGACGACCTCGTCGGCGAGCTGTAA
- the lysA gene encoding diaminopimelate decarboxylase encodes MSEDRPEFDCAMPENPEIRRLDEWDGQRLRRLADEYASPLYVLDLQRVRENYRRLFAAFPDADVHFAAKANTARPVLRTLHSEGAGIECASAGEAVRALDAGVPSERVQYTAVNPPAEDLDLVVGRWEDGADDLTITVGALDTLDRLESRGYDGRLCVRVNPGVGAGHHEKVATGADAKFGVPYERAGEALAEAADRGFDVVGIHAHAGSGISGEDLDSHRELVSRMGDLARDSPVDLEFVDIGGGFGVPYREDEDPLDLDAVADATRAALGEIDATLVIEPGRYLVADAGVLLTTVNTVKPAPDTRVVGVDSGMTTLLRPAMYDAYHPIRNVAANAADRPAVAQTVTGPICESADVFCTDRSIAECRRGDMLAIGNAGAYGYEMASQYNSRPRPATVVLDRGQEAVARRRETIDDVTRLEQEVEWL; translated from the coding sequence ATGAGCGAGGACCGACCCGAGTTCGACTGCGCGATGCCCGAGAACCCCGAGATACGGCGTCTCGACGAGTGGGACGGCCAGCGACTGCGCCGACTCGCCGACGAGTACGCCAGCCCGCTGTACGTCCTCGATCTCCAGCGGGTGCGCGAGAACTACCGTCGGCTGTTCGCGGCGTTTCCGGACGCCGACGTTCACTTTGCGGCGAAGGCAAACACCGCGCGGCCGGTCCTGCGGACGCTCCACTCCGAGGGCGCCGGAATCGAGTGTGCCTCGGCGGGCGAGGCCGTCCGCGCGCTCGACGCCGGCGTCCCCTCCGAGCGAGTCCAGTACACGGCGGTCAACCCGCCCGCCGAGGACCTCGATCTGGTCGTCGGGCGCTGGGAAGACGGCGCAGACGACCTCACCATCACCGTCGGCGCGCTGGACACGCTCGACCGACTGGAATCGCGGGGCTACGACGGACGCCTCTGCGTCCGCGTCAACCCCGGCGTCGGCGCCGGCCACCACGAGAAGGTGGCGACGGGCGCCGACGCGAAGTTCGGCGTTCCCTACGAGCGCGCCGGCGAGGCGCTCGCGGAGGCCGCCGACCGCGGGTTCGACGTGGTCGGCATCCACGCCCACGCCGGCAGCGGCATCTCCGGCGAGGACCTCGACTCCCACCGCGAACTCGTCTCGCGGATGGGCGATCTGGCCCGCGATTCGCCCGTCGATCTGGAGTTCGTCGACATCGGCGGCGGCTTCGGCGTCCCCTACCGCGAGGACGAGGACCCCCTCGATCTCGACGCCGTCGCCGACGCGACGCGGGCGGCGCTCGGCGAAATTGATGCCACGCTGGTGATCGAGCCGGGACGCTATCTCGTCGCGGACGCCGGTGTCCTGCTGACGACCGTCAACACGGTCAAGCCGGCTCCCGACACGCGCGTCGTCGGCGTCGACTCCGGCATGACGACGCTGTTGCGCCCGGCGATGTACGACGCCTACCACCCGATCCGGAACGTCGCCGCGAACGCCGCCGATCGGCCTGCTGTCGCACAGACAGTGACGGGGCCGATCTGCGAGAGCGCCGACGTGTTCTGCACCGACCGGTCGATCGCTGAATGCCGCCGTGGCGACATGCTGGCGATCGGCAACGCCGGCGCGTACGGCTACGAGATGGCGAGCCAGTACAACTCCCGTCCCCGACCGGCGACGGTCGTGCTCGACCGCGGGCAGGAGGCCGTCGCTCGGCGCCGCGAGACGATCGACGACGTGACGCGGCTGGAACAGGAGGTCGAGTGGCTATGA
- a CDS encoding universal stress protein, whose protein sequence is MIESILVPVDESPQSAAAFEYALDEFPDAAITALHVIHLPEGYWAAFSDSDTGLPGYDNATTQARELLDGITETADERDREVDTTVETGDAGREIVDYAIENDIDQIVMGSHGRDRAGRLLFGSVAEKVVRNAPMTVVVVHETE, encoded by the coding sequence ATGATCGAGAGCATTCTGGTACCGGTCGACGAGTCGCCCCAGTCGGCGGCCGCGTTCGAGTACGCGCTCGACGAGTTTCCCGACGCCGCGATCACGGCGCTGCACGTCATTCACCTCCCGGAGGGGTACTGGGCGGCGTTTTCCGACTCCGACACGGGACTCCCGGGGTACGACAACGCGACGACGCAGGCCCGCGAACTGCTCGACGGCATCACCGAGACCGCCGACGAGCGCGACCGAGAGGTCGATACGACAGTTGAGACGGGCGACGCCGGTCGGGAGATCGTCGACTACGCCATCGAAAACGACATCGACCAGATCGTTATGGGCAGCCACGGCCGAGATCGGGCGGGCCGACTGTTGTTCGGGAGTGTCGCCGAGAAAGTGGTTCGTAACGCCCCGATGACCGTGGTCGTGGTACACGAAACTGAGTGA
- a CDS encoding M20 family metallopeptidase has translation MAAGSERGDDRSDEFDPVAFLDEAVPIESHESVEEMRTFLVDTLAEHGVDAAVDDAGNVVASRTAASAGETAGIHVVLNTHIDTVPPHVPYDRDDERIYGRGSCDAKGPLAVLLAGFLTVDPGDGRLTLAVSPDEETLSTGAAALDIEELVPGAAPPDAVIVGEPTGLDVCNAAKGRFQGTVSLGGENAHAAEPDDGVNAVAAVRELIDAVETFDEREDTPDPHSSLGAPTLTPTTIEGGTATNQVPADCSVVVDRRSVPPETSEGFRSALEAHVRERVPEDVAVEFALTDRESPFLEAFATDTDDPLVETLAEAAGGAVRPFTAATEASYFAAHAPTVVFGPGYLADDEGAVAHSEREYVPIEEVERATDAVAATLDGLLGRRG, from the coding sequence ATGGCCGCCGGCAGCGAGCGCGGCGACGACCGGAGCGACGAGTTCGACCCCGTCGCCTTCCTCGACGAAGCCGTGCCGATCGAATCACACGAGTCCGTCGAGGAGATGCGAACGTTCCTCGTCGACACGCTCGCCGAGCACGGCGTCGACGCAGCGGTCGACGACGCCGGGAACGTGGTCGCATCGCGGACCGCCGCTTCTGCGGGCGAAACTGCAGGCATCCACGTCGTTCTCAACACCCACATCGACACCGTCCCTCCCCACGTCCCCTACGACCGGGACGACGAGCGCATCTACGGCCGGGGCTCGTGCGACGCCAAAGGACCGCTGGCCGTCTTGCTCGCCGGCTTTCTGACCGTCGACCCCGGTGACGGACGGCTCACACTCGCCGTCTCGCCCGATGAGGAGACTCTCTCGACGGGCGCCGCCGCGCTCGACATCGAGGAACTGGTGCCGGGCGCCGCGCCGCCCGACGCCGTGATCGTCGGCGAGCCTACAGGATTAGATGTCTGTAACGCCGCCAAAGGACGCTTTCAGGGAACGGTCTCGTTGGGCGGCGAAAACGCCCACGCCGCAGAGCCCGACGACGGCGTCAACGCCGTCGCCGCGGTCCGGGAACTGATCGACGCCGTCGAGACGTTCGACGAGCGCGAGGACACGCCCGACCCGCACAGCTCGCTGGGCGCGCCGACGCTGACGCCGACGACCATCGAGGGCGGCACCGCGACGAATCAGGTGCCCGCCGACTGTTCGGTCGTCGTCGACCGCCGATCGGTGCCGCCGGAGACCAGCGAGGGGTTCCGGAGCGCGCTCGAAGCCCACGTCCGCGAGCGCGTCCCCGAGGACGTGGCCGTCGAGTTCGCGTTGACCGACCGCGAGAGCCCGTTTCTGGAGGCGTTTGCGACCGACACCGACGACCCGCTCGTCGAAACGCTCGCCGAGGCCGCCGGCGGGGCTGTGCGGCCCTTCACCGCAGCGACGGAAGCGTCGTACTTCGCCGCCCACGCGCCGACGGTCGTGTTCGGCCCCGGCTATCTGGCCGACGACGAGGGCGCTGTCGCGCACTCGGAACGCGAGTACGTCCCGATCGAGGAGGTCGAACGCGCGACCGACGCCGTCGCGGCGACGCTCGACGGACTCCTCGGACGCCGCGGGTAG
- a CDS encoding ABC transporter permease subunit — protein sequence MLEIARYAGRKRLKGAAAMTGGIAALTTMYVLLFPSITGAADLDEFIQAYPPSLVEAFGIRTLNTIEGFLATELYAFAWVILLGLYFAYAGAGLIADDVERDRMDVLLSLPITRSRLLLEKFASLAVPLVVTNAVMPAVVFLGVLAIGEDVNMARIVMAHVLSMPYLIACGAIGLVASVAADRASLAQRGAAGAVFALFLFESVVTGTALEPLGGLSPTRYYAPSDILVDGTYDFAGAAILLAGTALLVLASREWFRRKDVE from the coding sequence ATGCTCGAAATCGCCCGGTACGCCGGTCGAAAACGTCTCAAGGGAGCCGCCGCGATGACTGGCGGCATCGCCGCGCTGACGACGATGTACGTCCTGCTCTTTCCCTCGATCACCGGCGCGGCGGATCTGGATGAGTTCATTCAGGCGTACCCGCCGTCGCTCGTCGAGGCCTTCGGCATCCGGACGCTCAACACCATCGAGGGGTTTCTGGCGACCGAGCTGTACGCGTTCGCGTGGGTGATCCTGCTCGGCCTGTACTTCGCGTACGCCGGCGCCGGACTGATCGCCGACGATGTCGAGCGCGACCGGATGGACGTGTTGCTGTCCTTGCCGATCACCCGGAGCCGGCTGCTGCTGGAGAAGTTCGCGTCGCTCGCGGTCCCGCTCGTCGTCACGAACGCCGTGATGCCCGCGGTCGTGTTCCTCGGCGTGCTGGCGATCGGCGAGGACGTGAACATGGCGCGGATCGTGATGGCCCACGTCCTCTCGATGCCGTATCTGATCGCCTGCGGCGCGATCGGGCTGGTCGCGTCGGTCGCCGCCGATCGTGCGTCGCTGGCCCAGCGAGGCGCCGCCGGCGCCGTCTTCGCGCTGTTCCTGTTCGAGTCGGTGGTGACTGGGACCGCCCTCGAACCGCTCGGCGGCCTCTCGCCGACGCGGTACTACGCGCCCAGCGACATCCTCGTCGACGGCACGTACGACTTCGCCGGCGCGGCGATTCTGCTGGCCGGGACGGCGCTGCTGGTGCTGGCGAGCAGGGAGTGGTTCCGCCGGAAGGACGTGGAGTGA
- a CDS encoding maltose acetyltransferase domain-containing protein, with amino-acid sequence MPSEKTKMLAGESYDPTDPTLVEERQRARERTRGFNDTAPADADARRAILDDLLGATGENVTVEPPFRCDYGYNISVGDDFFANYDCVFLDVCAIEFGDECMLGPGVHVYTASHPLDPVERTSGTEFGEPVTVGDRVWIGGRSVLNPGVSVGDDAVVASGAVVTEDVPDGVVVGGNPAEVIREV; translated from the coding sequence GTGCCATCGGAGAAAACGAAGATGCTCGCGGGCGAGTCGTACGACCCGACCGATCCGACGCTGGTCGAGGAACGCCAGCGCGCACGGGAACGAACCCGCGGGTTCAACGACACCGCGCCGGCGGACGCCGACGCTCGGCGTGCGATACTCGACGACCTACTGGGCGCGACCGGCGAGAACGTCACCGTCGAGCCGCCGTTTCGCTGCGATTACGGCTACAACATCAGCGTCGGCGACGACTTCTTCGCCAACTACGACTGCGTCTTTCTGGACGTCTGTGCCATCGAGTTCGGCGACGAGTGCATGCTCGGCCCCGGCGTCCACGTCTACACTGCGAGCCACCCGCTCGATCCGGTCGAGCGCACGTCCGGCACCGAGTTCGGCGAACCGGTCACGGTCGGCGACCGCGTCTGGATCGGCGGGCGGTCGGTGCTGAACCCGGGCGTCTCGGTCGGCGACGACGCCGTCGTCGCGTCGGGCGCCGTCGTGACCGAAGACGTGCCCGACGGCGTCGTGGTCGGCGGGAATCCCGCCGAAGTCATCCGCGAGGTGTGA